One window of Desulfobacca acetoxidans DSM 11109 genomic DNA carries:
- the hpnA gene encoding hopanoid-associated sugar epimerase — translation MSKTLVTGATGFVGRAVTTELLAQDREVRVLARHPQHRALHGLEVEIVRGDLTDAASLRSALQDCSRLFHVAADYRLWVPDPKAMYAVNIEGTRSLLQTALELGLERVVYTSTVGTLGNPGDGTPGTEDTPVTLTEMVGHYKKSKFLAEQVALDFSRQGLPLVIVNPSTPVGPWDVRPTPTGQVIVDFLKGRMPAFLDSGLNLVHVRDVARGHILAEAKGRIGEKYILGNQNMTLAEILGLLAKISGLSAPRWRLPYYPVLGLAYVNEFWSTWITRRPPRVPLTAVKMAKKIMYFDPQKAVRELGLPQTPVVAALREAVDWFRAQGYVKEN, via the coding sequence ATGTCTAAAACACTGGTTACCGGGGCCACCGGTTTTGTCGGTCGCGCCGTAACGACGGAATTATTGGCCCAGGACCGAGAGGTCAGAGTTCTGGCCCGCCACCCCCAGCATCGCGCCTTGCACGGTCTGGAAGTGGAAATCGTTCGGGGCGATTTAACCGATGCAGCGTCGCTGCGATCGGCCCTGCAGGACTGCTCCCGACTCTTCCACGTAGCCGCAGACTACCGGCTCTGGGTTCCCGACCCTAAGGCTATGTACGCCGTTAACATCGAAGGGACCAGATCGCTGTTGCAGACTGCGCTAGAACTCGGCTTGGAACGGGTGGTCTATACCAGCACCGTCGGAACCCTGGGAAACCCCGGAGATGGCACTCCCGGTACCGAAGATACTCCGGTAACCCTGACGGAGATGGTAGGACACTATAAGAAATCAAAATTTCTGGCCGAGCAGGTGGCCTTGGATTTTTCCAGGCAGGGATTACCTCTGGTGATTGTCAATCCCAGTACACCGGTGGGCCCTTGGGATGTACGGCCTACTCCTACCGGGCAGGTAATCGTCGACTTTTTGAAGGGCAGGATGCCGGCCTTTTTGGACTCCGGCCTGAATCTTGTTCACGTCCGGGATGTGGCCCGGGGACATATCCTGGCCGAAGCCAAGGGCAGAATTGGTGAAAAATATATCTTAGGTAATCAGAACATGACCCTGGCGGAGATTTTGGGGCTGTTGGCTAAGATCAGCGGCCTCTCTGCCCCCCGATGGCGCCTTCCCTACTACCCGGTTTTAGGTCTGGCCTATGTCAATGAATTCTGGTCGACTTGGATTACCCGGCGGCCTCCCCGGGTACCCCTTACTGCTGTCAAAATGGCGAAAAAAATTATGTACTTCGATCCTCAAAAAGCCGTTCGGGAACTGGGGCTGCCGCAAACCCCAGTGGTCGCGGCCTTGAGGGAAGCGGTGGATTGGTTTCGCGCTCAGGGTTATGTGAAGGAGAATTAA
- the shc gene encoding squalene--hopene cyclase yields the protein MLRALKPHKTVLSWADAYISDKVEQAAAKAQKALLELQHPDGYWWAELEANVTITSEYIMLRSFLGLADADRFSRMANYILSQQLDNGGWSIYHGDGGDLSTTVEAYLALKLAGLQTTMPEMQQARQFILSRGGPLQSRVFTRIFLALFGQVSWRGIPTMPVEFVLLPLWTGLSIYELSSWSRATVVPLSVVMAYQPVCPLPPDRGVRELFHPWEDPLRDHRVRLKKNGLSLDNLFVFSDKLLKVYQGHPYPPLRQWALRRAEEWILTHQEETGDWGGIQPAMLNSILALHCLGYSNKHRAIKLGLEAMEFFTLAAGNRLWLQSCISPIWDTALSVRALTASGLQGTHPAVSKACQWILQQQIFRRGDWSVKNPYLAAGGWAFEFHNNWYPDIDDSAVVLMSLAEGLQEPQQHRTALDRGVHWCLGMQSQNGGFAAFDTDNTKAWLNHIPFADLKALIDPPTEDVTSRVLEMMGMFGYTADHVAASKAIAFLKSAQQPDGCWYGRWGVNYIYGTWSVLCGLKGIGEDMSSPYIRRAVAWLQDHQNEDGGWGETCASYKYPELRGQGPSTASQTAWALLGLIAAGEAGSPAVAKGIRYLVQTQTPSGRWEEPYFTGTGFPQHFMIRYHLYRDYFPLMALGNYLKSRGHYPDV from the coding sequence TTGCTCAGGGCCTTAAAACCGCACAAGACCGTTCTTTCTTGGGCCGATGCTTATATCAGCGACAAGGTTGAGCAGGCTGCCGCGAAGGCCCAGAAAGCGCTGCTCGAGCTGCAGCATCCGGATGGCTATTGGTGGGCGGAATTGGAAGCCAATGTCACAATCACGTCTGAGTATATCATGCTGCGCTCCTTTCTCGGGTTGGCCGACGCCGACAGATTTTCTCGGATGGCCAACTATATCCTGTCCCAGCAGTTGGACAATGGCGGCTGGTCGATCTATCATGGTGATGGCGGAGACCTGAGCACTACTGTAGAGGCCTATCTGGCATTAAAATTGGCCGGACTTCAGACCACCATGCCGGAAATGCAGCAGGCCCGCCAATTTATTTTAAGTCGGGGAGGACCGTTGCAAAGCCGGGTCTTCACCCGTATTTTCTTGGCACTGTTCGGCCAGGTAAGTTGGCGGGGCATTCCCACCATGCCGGTGGAATTCGTATTGCTGCCGCTGTGGACCGGACTGAGCATCTATGAGTTATCCAGTTGGTCCCGGGCAACCGTAGTGCCGTTGTCGGTGGTGATGGCTTATCAGCCGGTCTGCCCATTGCCGCCGGATCGGGGAGTGAGGGAACTGTTTCATCCATGGGAAGATCCCCTCCGGGATCACCGGGTACGACTGAAAAAGAACGGTTTGAGCCTGGACAATCTGTTTGTCTTCAGCGATAAGCTCCTCAAGGTTTACCAGGGCCACCCCTATCCACCCCTGCGCCAATGGGCGCTGCGCCGAGCCGAAGAATGGATCCTGACCCATCAGGAGGAAACCGGAGACTGGGGGGGCATTCAACCGGCCATGCTCAATTCCATCCTGGCCTTGCACTGTTTAGGGTATAGCAACAAACATCGGGCCATTAAACTCGGATTGGAGGCAATGGAATTTTTCACCCTGGCGGCGGGGAACCGGTTATGGCTGCAGTCCTGCATTTCACCGATCTGGGACACAGCCCTTTCCGTCAGGGCATTAACGGCTTCGGGGCTTCAGGGAACGCATCCGGCGGTCTCCAAGGCCTGCCAATGGATCCTGCAGCAACAGATTTTTCGTCGGGGCGATTGGTCCGTGAAGAATCCTTATCTGGCGGCTGGCGGTTGGGCCTTCGAATTCCACAACAATTGGTACCCGGACATAGACGACAGCGCGGTTGTTTTGATGTCCTTGGCAGAGGGGTTGCAGGAACCTCAGCAGCACCGCACGGCCTTGGATCGAGGCGTCCACTGGTGTCTGGGCATGCAGTCGCAAAACGGCGGTTTTGCCGCCTTCGATACCGACAATACCAAGGCCTGGCTGAATCACATTCCCTTTGCCGATCTGAAGGCGCTCATTGATCCACCCACTGAAGACGTCACCAGCCGGGTATTGGAGATGATGGGGATGTTTGGCTACACGGCCGATCATGTCGCCGCCTCCAAGGCCATTGCCTTTTTAAAAAGCGCTCAGCAGCCGGATGGTTGTTGGTATGGCCGCTGGGGGGTAAACTATATCTATGGCACCTGGTCCGTGCTCTGCGGGCTGAAGGGCATCGGTGAAGATATGTCCAGCCCTTATATCCGGCGAGCCGTGGCCTGGCTGCAGGATCACCAGAATGAAGACGGTGGTTGGGGTGAAACCTGTGCGTCGTATAAATATCCGGAACTGCGTGGACAGGGTCCGAGCACGGCCTCTCAGACGGCCTGGGCCCTGCTTGGCCTGATTGCGGCGGGAGAAGCGGGCAGCCCTGCCGTTGCCAAAGGCATCCGCTATCTGGTCCAGACGCAGACTCCTTCAGGACGTTGGGAAGAGCCCTATTTCACCGGTACCGGCTTCCCCCAACACTTTATGATTCGCTATCATCTCTATCGGGACTATTTTCCCCTAATGGCCCTGGGAAATTATTTGAAGTCCCGGGGACACTATCCTGATGTCTAA
- a CDS encoding ASKHA domain-containing protein: MKRSVRFLPYDIVIEVEEGENLLHAAMEAGVHINASCGGEGVCGKCKIILESGELRSQRGAVQTDEEWQLGFRLACQSQVASDIVVRIPPESLFDRRLLRQKPPAARLRPMPFDAAELREAGKYEPAFQKKYLILPPPTLSDNVCDLRRLREGLKKQYRLDNITMDFFLTRKLAEVMRANNFEVTATLDFAQRRSRKPRLVQVESGNTTGRHYAIAIDIGTTTVWGQLLDLTGGEILGALGEYNAQISYGEDVISRIIYAGKPGGLQRLQGLVVGNINSVVKALLKKNKLKVEDVSHLTLAANTTMTHLFLGIDPKYIRLAPYTPTVCAVPPVRAQDLGLDLGEHVYVYCLSSVSSYVGGDIVSGVLGSGMYQEGKLTLFIDIGTNGEIVVGNRDWMACAACSAGPAFEGGGIRFGMRATQGAIEDVSINPDTGEPMLMTIGMVKPKGICGSGLINILATLMEAGFIEPNGRFREDLPTPRIRSGESGREYVLAYASETQVNQDIVLSEVDIDNLMRAKGAMYAGYITLLESVGLSIHDLEQIILAGAFGSFINIENAITIGLLPDLPLEKFTYVGNGSLLGATCVAFSREMLEEERRVALMMTNFELSETAGFMDRYMAALFLPHTQQEYFPTVMKRLAEAGRR; encoded by the coding sequence GTGAAGAGATCTGTGCGGTTTTTGCCCTATGATATTGTGATTGAGGTCGAGGAGGGAGAGAATCTCCTCCATGCCGCTATGGAAGCAGGGGTTCACATCAATGCCTCCTGCGGTGGCGAAGGCGTCTGCGGCAAGTGCAAGATAATCCTCGAAAGTGGTGAGCTCCGCAGCCAGCGTGGGGCAGTGCAGACCGACGAGGAATGGCAACTGGGCTTTCGCCTGGCTTGCCAGTCTCAAGTGGCCTCCGACATAGTGGTCCGCATCCCTCCGGAATCGCTTTTTGACCGCCGCCTGCTGCGTCAGAAACCGCCGGCCGCCCGACTGCGGCCGATGCCTTTTGATGCGGCGGAACTGCGGGAGGCGGGTAAATACGAACCGGCATTTCAGAAAAAGTATCTGATCCTCCCGCCTCCGACGCTGAGTGATAATGTCTGCGACCTCAGGCGGCTGCGGGAAGGTTTGAAGAAGCAATATCGCCTGGATAACATTACGATGGATTTCTTCCTGACCCGAAAGCTGGCCGAAGTCATGCGGGCCAATAATTTCGAGGTCACCGCCACCCTCGATTTCGCCCAACGCCGCTCCCGCAAGCCGCGTCTGGTGCAGGTGGAGTCGGGAAATACGACCGGCCGCCACTACGCCATCGCCATCGATATCGGCACCACCACAGTTTGGGGGCAGTTGCTGGACCTGACCGGTGGGGAGATCCTGGGGGCCTTGGGAGAGTATAACGCCCAGATCAGCTACGGCGAAGACGTCATCAGTCGCATCATCTACGCCGGTAAGCCGGGCGGGTTGCAGCGGCTACAGGGGCTGGTGGTTGGCAATATCAATTCGGTCGTTAAGGCCCTGTTGAAAAAGAATAAACTCAAGGTCGAAGACGTCTCCCACCTTACCCTGGCGGCCAACACCACCATGACGCACCTTTTTCTGGGAATCGATCCCAAATATATCCGCCTGGCTCCCTACACCCCGACGGTCTGCGCCGTGCCGCCGGTGCGGGCCCAGGATTTAGGCTTGGATCTGGGAGAACATGTCTACGTCTATTGTCTGAGTTCGGTCTCCAGCTACGTGGGCGGGGATATCGTCTCCGGCGTTTTAGGCTCCGGCATGTACCAGGAGGGCAAATTAACCCTGTTCATTGACATCGGCACCAATGGCGAAATCGTCGTGGGCAACCGCGACTGGATGGCCTGTGCCGCCTGTTCTGCCGGTCCGGCCTTCGAGGGGGGCGGCATCCGCTTCGGCATGCGGGCCACCCAGGGGGCCATCGAAGACGTCAGTATCAATCCGGACACAGGCGAACCGATGCTGATGACCATCGGCATGGTCAAACCCAAAGGCATCTGTGGTTCGGGATTGATCAATATCCTGGCCACGTTAATGGAGGCGGGATTCATCGAACCGAACGGCAGGTTTCGCGAGGACCTCCCGACGCCCCGTATCCGCTCCGGAGAGAGCGGCCGCGAATACGTCCTGGCCTACGCCTCGGAAACCCAGGTCAACCAGGACATCGTCCTCAGCGAGGTTGACATCGACAACCTGATGCGGGCCAAGGGAGCCATGTATGCCGGCTACATCACTCTGTTGGAGAGCGTCGGCCTGTCCATCCACGACCTGGAACAGATCATCCTGGCCGGGGCCTTCGGCAGCTTTATCAATATTGAAAACGCCATTACCATCGGCCTGCTCCCGGACCTGCCCCTGGAAAAATTCACCTACGTCGGCAACGGCTCCCTCCTGGGCGCCACCTGTGTCGCCTTTTCCCGCGAGATGCTCGAAGAAGAACGCCGGGTAGCCCTGATGATGACCAACTTCGAACTCTCGGAGACCGCCGGTTTCATGGACCGCTACATGGCCGCCCTGTTCCTGCCCCACACCCAGCAGGAGTACTTTCCCACGGTGATGAAGCGGCTGGCGGAGGCGGGGCGGAGGTAG
- a CDS encoding amino acid permease — MFLFYREKATNQQVSLDRCLSRFDLIIIGVAQIIGAGIFVIVGVGVKIAGPGIVLSFAISGSAAMLAALCYAEMAAMHPAAGGAYSYAHAIFGEICAWIIGWDLILEYGMGAATAAVGWSYYFQELLKGLNVVLPAWAAGGALSRADGLINLPAALIVLLLAALLILRTRTNALVARSLVFLKVGILLVVVMVGIFYVRPEHLTPLVPKGSFSLIQGASLVFFAYLGFDVVAITAEEARRPQRDIPVGIIGSLIICTFIYIAVTLVLVGMAPYQEIDAAAPFAVIFKQVGLDWVAALVALGALGGITSVLYILLLAQPRVLFAMGRDGLLPSWTTKLHSGFQTPHVTTLACGLMVAALAAFTPIEKLAFLCNIGTLFAFFVVCLGVFIMRWTRPAAPRPFRIPGGRLVSSLGALTSLSLMFSMPLDSWLRLFLWLLLGLFLYWFAGFRRRRQGD; from the coding sequence ATTTTTCTCTTTTACAGGGAGAAAGCTACGAATCAGCAGGTATCCCTTGATCGCTGCCTCAGCCGCTTTGACCTAATAATTATCGGTGTGGCCCAGATAATCGGCGCCGGCATTTTTGTCATCGTCGGGGTCGGCGTGAAAATCGCCGGACCGGGCATCGTTCTCTCTTTTGCTATTTCAGGTTCAGCGGCTATGCTGGCGGCTTTGTGTTATGCTGAAATGGCCGCTATGCATCCGGCGGCTGGAGGGGCGTATTCTTATGCTCATGCCATCTTTGGGGAAATCTGCGCCTGGATCATCGGCTGGGACCTCATCCTGGAATATGGCATGGGTGCAGCCACCGCCGCCGTGGGTTGGTCATATTATTTCCAGGAATTGCTCAAGGGTCTGAACGTGGTTCTTCCCGCCTGGGCGGCTGGTGGGGCTTTGAGCCGCGCTGATGGCCTGATCAATCTCCCCGCCGCTCTGATAGTTCTCCTCTTGGCGGCACTCCTGATATTGCGCACCAGAACCAACGCCCTGGTAGCCCGCAGTCTGGTCTTTCTGAAGGTTGGGATTTTGCTGGTGGTTGTGATGGTCGGAATATTTTACGTGCGACCGGAACACCTGACCCCTTTGGTACCCAAGGGCAGCTTCAGCTTGATCCAGGGTGCCTCGCTGGTATTCTTCGCTTACCTCGGTTTTGACGTTGTGGCTATCACTGCCGAGGAGGCCCGCCGACCCCAGCGGGATATCCCGGTAGGCATCATCGGTTCCTTGATAATCTGCACCTTCATCTATATTGCCGTGACGCTGGTTTTGGTAGGTATGGCACCCTACCAGGAAATCGATGCGGCAGCTCCTTTTGCTGTCATATTCAAACAGGTGGGACTCGACTGGGTGGCGGCACTGGTGGCTTTAGGGGCGCTTGGGGGGATTACGAGCGTTCTCTATATATTGCTCCTGGCCCAACCCCGGGTGCTCTTTGCCATGGGGCGGGACGGACTGTTGCCCTCCTGGACGACAAAGCTGCATTCCGGCTTTCAAACCCCCCACGTCACCACGTTGGCCTGCGGCTTGATGGTAGCGGCTCTCGCCGCCTTCACCCCTATCGAAAAACTGGCCTTCCTCTGTAATATCGGTACACTTTTTGCGTTCTTTGTCGTCTGCTTAGGGGTCTTTATCATGCGCTGGACCCGGCCAGCCGCTCCTCGTCCCTTCCGCATCCCTGGGGGCAGGCTGGTCTCCTCCCTCGGGGCCCTGACGTCTTTGAGTCTGATGTTTTCCATGCCTTTAGATTCCTGGCTGCGTTTGTTTCTCTGGCTCCTTTTGGGGCTATTCCTGTATTGGTTTGCCGGTTTTCGGCGGAGAAGGCAGGGTGATTAA
- a CDS encoding BamA/TamA family outer membrane protein, producing the protein MKHWQGWFGIFLLSLASISLSGCSSSFPSVMLPPPLPVERENNQVKSTLFPLPVMATDPNSGEDYGFLPVWVFPRKDKAIGMILAPSAIYNEVAGSSLAFRLLAYPSKETQYRIIVDQSTKINSFYEFSYEKSATQPQEWLYSVLFTYDADIFPRFYGFGNASSSSKETSYTSRNRILQGSFGYRITDNLELCFSETFSQISLSDNHLANLPPTASMFPGVMTDRRNTAVIHEIRCNYDTRDYKDTPTCGFLAKMYVQTARQDLGSDSSYDRLGFEFKGFQPWDSDDRRFITAVRLVGDFMTRESGTPFYRLPTLGGFETDRGYGQWRWIDRNMVAFSLEQRIDVFQLNHFGVVSHWEVAPFIDVGKVFPTFGKFNFHYFHPSAGIALRAVVRPQVVGHVEVGVGRGGDNAVFMGLGYPF; encoded by the coding sequence ATGAAGCACTGGCAAGGTTGGTTCGGAATATTTTTATTGAGTCTGGCAAGTATCAGCCTGAGCGGCTGTAGTTCTTCCTTTCCCTCCGTGATGCTGCCACCGCCTCTGCCGGTGGAGCGGGAAAACAATCAGGTTAAATCAACTCTTTTTCCTTTGCCGGTAATGGCGACGGACCCCAACAGCGGCGAGGATTATGGTTTTCTGCCGGTTTGGGTATTTCCCCGGAAGGACAAAGCGATCGGCATGATTTTGGCGCCTTCGGCGATTTATAACGAAGTGGCAGGATCATCGCTGGCTTTCCGCCTGTTGGCCTATCCCAGCAAGGAGACCCAATATCGGATAATTGTCGATCAATCCACCAAGATCAACAGTTTTTACGAATTTTCTTATGAGAAGAGCGCGACGCAGCCCCAGGAATGGCTCTATTCGGTTCTCTTCACCTATGATGCGGATATCTTTCCCCGTTTCTATGGATTCGGTAACGCCAGCAGTTCGAGTAAAGAAACCAGCTATACCTCCCGGAATCGAATACTGCAGGGATCATTCGGTTACCGGATAACGGATAATTTGGAACTCTGCTTCAGTGAGACCTTTAGTCAGATATCACTGAGTGACAATCATCTGGCAAACCTGCCGCCGACTGCGTCCATGTTCCCCGGGGTGATGACCGATCGCCGGAATACTGCGGTAATCCATGAAATCCGGTGCAATTATGACACCAGGGATTATAAAGATACCCCGACGTGCGGCTTCTTGGCAAAAATGTATGTTCAAACGGCCCGCCAAGACCTGGGCAGCGACAGTTCGTACGACCGGCTGGGATTTGAATTCAAAGGCTTTCAACCCTGGGATTCGGATGATCGGCGGTTTATCACGGCGGTGCGCCTGGTAGGAGATTTCATGACCCGGGAAAGTGGTACTCCCTTCTATCGCTTGCCGACGCTGGGCGGTTTCGAGACCGATCGCGGTTATGGCCAATGGCGTTGGATTGACCGCAACATGGTGGCCTTTTCCCTGGAACAGCGGATCGATGTCTTTCAATTAAATCATTTCGGAGTAGTGAGCCATTGGGAGGTGGCGCCCTTTATTGATGTGGGAAAGGTTTTCCCCACTTTTGGCAAGTTCAACTTCCACTATTTTCACCCCTCAGCAGGAATCGCCCTGCGGGCGGTGGTGCGGCCCCAGGTGGTGGGCCACGTGGAAGTGGGCGTCGGCAGAGGAGGAGATAACGCCGTCTTTATGGGATTGGGGTATCCGTTTTGA
- the hpnH gene encoding adenosyl-hopene transferase HpnH, protein MRFPPSLNLALITYMAKQRLQRREKFPLVLMLEPTHLCNLSCLGCGRIQEYQGTLNQMMTLQECLAAVEECGAPVVTVTGGEPLVYPPVVELIQELLHRRKHIYLCTNGLLLGKVLPRLTPSPRLTLSVHLDGLAATHDHVIGRPGGFQQVISAIKTAKKAGFQVCTNTSIYRETDIQEIEILFAYLTQLDINGLMVSPGFSFEAVEKDFFLTREEIRQKFQQLTENGQEYKFYNSPLYLKFLRGERSYECTPWANPTCNPQGWRSPCYQIADNHFPTFADLMEKTEWERYGVERDPRCRQCMMHSGFEPTIVRTLGKNIRDLWEMLRWNLS, encoded by the coding sequence ATGCGCTTTCCCCCCAGCCTCAATCTGGCCCTCATTACCTATATGGCCAAACAACGGCTGCAACGGCGGGAAAAGTTTCCATTGGTGCTGATGCTGGAGCCGACCCACCTGTGCAACCTCTCATGTCTGGGGTGCGGCCGTATTCAAGAGTACCAGGGAACCCTCAACCAGATGATGACCTTGCAGGAGTGTTTAGCTGCAGTGGAGGAATGTGGCGCCCCGGTGGTGACTGTCACCGGCGGCGAACCTCTGGTCTACCCGCCGGTAGTCGAACTGATTCAAGAACTGCTGCATCGGCGGAAACATATCTATCTGTGCACCAATGGCCTGCTGCTGGGCAAGGTCCTGCCGCGGCTGACACCTTCTCCCAGGCTGACTTTGAGTGTCCATTTGGATGGCTTGGCGGCCACGCATGATCATGTTATCGGTCGGCCGGGGGGCTTCCAGCAGGTGATAAGTGCCATTAAGACGGCCAAAAAGGCAGGTTTCCAGGTATGCACCAATACAAGCATCTATCGCGAAACCGATATTCAGGAGATCGAAATTCTCTTTGCCTACCTAACGCAGCTTGATATCAACGGCCTGATGGTATCTCCGGGCTTTAGCTTTGAGGCGGTTGAAAAGGATTTTTTTCTCACTCGAGAGGAAATCCGACAAAAATTCCAGCAGTTAACTGAAAATGGCCAGGAATATAAATTTTACAACTCACCCTTATATCTTAAGTTTCTCCGGGGAGAGCGGTCTTATGAGTGTACCCCCTGGGCCAATCCGACTTGCAACCCCCAGGGCTGGCGGTCGCCTTGCTACCAGATCGCCGATAATCATTTCCCAACGTTTGCTGATCTCATGGAGAAGACGGAGTGGGAAAGATACGGCGTCGAACGTGACCCGCGTTGTCGCCAATGCATGATGCATTCGGGTTTCGAACCTACGATAGTCCGCACTTTAGGCAAGAATATCCGTGATCTCTGGGAGATGCTACGGTGGAACCTATCCTGA